The window CGAGCTCGTTTGTGTAACGCATCTTGTGCAGCCTTATGGTTTTCTGCTTTACCTTGCCAGGCATGCAACGCGGGTTGTTGCAATGCTCACCCATAGGAAAAAGAAAGTTCCCACGGTTGGTTTGTATACATCGCATTCATAGCATTCAGATTAGCGCTGGCTTCTTCATCGGTTTGCCCACCGGAAAGGAAATTTATGCTCGGAACAGCGGCGGGAACGGAACGTCGTAAAACCTTTACCGTATTTTCCGCCACTTCTTCCGGACTGGCCCTGGTGGCATGTTCTTTACCGGGTGTCACCATGCTTGGTTTGAGGATGGTGTGTTCCAAAATAACACCATAACGATGCAATGCGTGATAAACCGCATGTTGCACGACTTCAATCACATCGAAGCAACGTTCTATGGTGTGATCCCCATCAATGAGAACTTCCGGTTCAACAATGGGCACAATGCCCACTGACTGACAAATGGCTGCATAACGCGCCAGTACTTCTGCATTGGCTTCAACGCCTAACGGTTTCGGGTTATGTGTATCGATGGGATAAACCTCGCGCCACTTGGCGAACCGCGCGCCTTGCTCTTTATAAACCTTCAAACGATCGGCCAGGTCATCCAGGCCCTGGGTGATCATATCTCCCGGTGCATTGACCAAAGGGATCTTACCCTTGTCGACTTTTATACCAGGAACGATGCCCTGTTTTTCCGCCATTTTTGGTAACGGTGTCCCATCGTCGGTTTTCTGTGTGAGTGTTTCTTCGAATAGAATGACTCCACTGATGTAGTCGCCAAGCTCGGGTGTGGTTAATAACAGGCTACGCCAGATACGGCGATTTTCTTCAGTGGATTCCACATTAATGGGTTTGAAACGTTTTGCGATGGTGGGGTGACTTTCATCAATCGCAAGGATACCTTTACCCTTTTGGACCATATCTTCAATAGTGGTTTGTAGTTCGGTCTGGATACTCATGGATCTTCCTCCTGAAAATGCCTGTTGATTTCTTCAATCAGTCTTCCACACATTTGCGAAGACTTAAGGGTACCTCTATTGGCCTGATATTTGGAGTTATTATATTAGATATTTGGGTCAGAGAAAAAATATCTCCCTTTCGTTCTAGAGTATTTACTCTGCCCCCAAATATCCATTTCTCTCTGGCACCTATTTACTTGTGGTGTATTTTCTTACCAGGGATTAATAATATATTCAGAGCAGCGGGAACCAAAATCACATTCGCCGGTATAAACTATGGATAAGTACTAACGCAGGGCGAAGATGGACGAGTTTCAAGTCATTAAACAGGTAATTTCCGGCAATAAGCAGGCTTTTGAAAAGCTCGTTCTGCGTTACCAGACCCCCCTGCTCCTTTATTTGGGGCGCATGGGAATGGTGCAGGCAGAAGCCGAAGACATGGCCCAGGAAACTTTTATAAGGGCTTTTCGTCATCTGGGCCGGTTTGATCCACAGCAAGCACAATTCTCAACCTGGCTGTTCACCATTGCTCGACGCCTTGGGATAAATGCCATGGCACGCAGACGGGTAAAAACGTACAGCCTTGAAGATAGCGAAGCAGCACTGGACTTATCGTACACGGATCGTTATGACGATGGCGCAACGATTAAAAGACGTATCAATGAAGCCCTGCTCCAGTTACCAATGAAGTACCGTTCCCCCATCGCCCTTGCCTATCTTGGTGACCTTGGCATGGCCGATATTGCCCGTGTCGAAGGATGCTCGGTGGGCACTGTAAAATCCCGTATTCATCGCGGTAAAAAACGCTTGCGAGAGATGCTTACCGACCTGATAGGAGACAATGACTATGCGTAAAACGGATTTAGAATTTGATCAACTCGATTCGATTATTAATGACCATCCACCAGTCAATGTAGCGGAAGGTTTTACAGATCGTGTTATGCAGGCTGTCGAATTACAGCAACCCTGGGTAAGTCTGTGGGACCGCCCGTGGGTACAAATGGCGGCAACAGGTATTGGACTGTCATTCGCATTATGGAGACTGCTTAGCTATATCTTCAGCGCATGGTTAGCAATCGAGTTGGCTGGATAATTTATGTACAACATCAGTCGATTTTCATAAGTCAGTGACATCATAACGGAACCCAAATGTAACATCCCGGTATAAATGGATAAGCACAACGCAAACACAGGAAATAGAACATGACAAACATCAATACTTCGCCACGCAAACCGCTGCTCGCACTGGCCCTGTCGATAATGCTTCCAGGTCTGGGGCAAGTCTATAATGGTCAGCTGAATAGAGGAGTATTTATATTCCTGGCATTTGTTTTTATTACACTGCCATTTATCACCTTCGTGGCACTAATATTGCCACCTGTGTGGTTATTCCCGTTATTAGTTCTGAGCCTTATTGCAACCCTGGGACTTTACGCATATTCAATATGGGATGCGTGGAGAGTTGCACGACAGCTGAGCGATTTTAATCCATATCCATGGCAACAGCCGGCTGTGTATGTTGCATTGTTACTCTTCGCATACCTGTCAGTGATAGGCAGCGCAACCCAATATGTACGTGGGCATCTGGTTGAAGCCTTTCGTATTCCTTCTGACAGTATGTCGCCAAATGTGCTGCGCGGCGACTATCTCTTTGCTGACAAACGAGTAAATTGCCCGGGTTGTAAACGGCAGATTAAACATGGTGATATTGCTATATTTGTTTATCCAAATAACCGCACCAGGCTCTATATCAAACGCATTATTGGACTGCCCGGCGATGAAATAAAAATTCAATCACACGAGGTCTTTGTGAATGGAAAGTCACTTAAGGCTGCCACTACACAATTATCCTCGAGTAAACTCAATGATGACGAAAAATACCTTTATGAGCGAGGTAATGCAGTTGACTACCCTGTTCTATGGGACGAAACAATTGATGCAGTCGAT of the bacterium BMS3Abin11 genome contains:
- the fda_1 gene encoding fructose-bisphosphate aldolase class 1, whose amino-acid sequence is MSIQTELQTTIEDMVQKGKGILAIDESHPTIAKRFKPINVESTEENRRIWRSLLLTTPELGDYISGVILFEETLTQKTDDGTPLPKMAEKQGIVPGIKVDKGKIPLVNAPGDMITQGLDDLADRLKVYKEQGARFAKWREVYPIDTHNPKPLGVEANAEVLARYAAICQSVGIVPIVEPEVLIDGDHTIERCFDVIEVVQHAVYHALHRYGVILEHTILKPSMVTPGKEHATRASPEEVAENTVKVLRRSVPAAVPSINFLSGGQTDEEASANLNAMNAMYTNQPWELSFSYG
- the sigW gene encoding ECF RNA polymerase sigma factor SigW, which codes for MDEFQVIKQVISGNKQAFEKLVLRYQTPLLLYLGRMGMVQAEAEDMAQETFIRAFRHLGRFDPQQAQFSTWLFTIARRLGINAMARRRVKTYSLEDSEAALDLSYTDRYDDGATIKRRINEALLQLPMKYRSPIALAYLGDLGMADIARVEGCSVGTVKSRIHRGKKRLREMLTDLIGDNDYA
- the lepB_1 gene encoding signal peptidase I; this translates as MTNINTSPRKPLLALALSIMLPGLGQVYNGQLNRGVFIFLAFVFITLPFITFVALILPPVWLFPLLVLSLIATLGLYAYSIWDAWRVARQLSDFNPYPWQQPAVYVALLLFAYLSVIGSATQYVRGHLVEAFRIPSDSMSPNVLRGDYLFADKRVNCPGCKRQIKHGDIAIFVYPNNRTRLYIKRIIGLPGDEIKIQSHEVFVNGKSLKAATTQLSSSKLNDDEKYLYERGNAVDYPVLWDETIDAVDFTMTVPSGQVFVLGDNRDKTTDSRKFGTVPLMDVVGLARQVWFSYSPDTGVRWKRLGMVLK